The following nucleotide sequence is from Ammospiza nelsoni isolate bAmmNel1 chromosome 29, bAmmNel1.pri, whole genome shotgun sequence.
gatgtcacacagcccctctgtgatgtcacaaccAACTCTGTTATGTCAGTCTGCTCTGGAATGTCAGATACctgccctgtgatgtcacagaggcAGTCTATAATGGCTTTGTGATGACCTCACATAACCCACTCTttgatgtcacagcccattctTTGACCTCATGTTGCCAGATGAGAAATTGTCTCCACCAGGTGAGCTAACACCTGGGGCTTGTTCTCCAGAACCCCAGGCCTGTGGAAACTACACAATGTCCATTGTGTGGGAAGGGAACTGGAAATTCACCATTTTgagtgtcctgccagctcagccaggcccactGGAACATTGGGGCCCATGAgcaccagggaccaccagagaCCCCCAGGACAGAAGAATACATGGGTAAAGGGGAGAggatgattttggggaaatgattACCATATGTGTGTTTAGTCCAGGGCAATCAATGAATATGCgtgcaaaatacagaatataaacagaaactttcctgtACTCAGCATGCACGGCTTTGGAAGAAGCTATCCCTGTGCATCCAACTGAATAAAGAATGCTGCTTCTTTATGCTACATTGGTGTTAAGGAGTTTTCTGGTTTACTGAATTTTTGGTAACACTCCCACTTccaaggaaagctctgtctgctgctgttcacaaacagagaagggctggtggcagatgtggggctcagaggttgcctggagcacagtgaccatgaaataatcAAGTTTTCAATGTTCTGTGAAAGAAGGAGGGGCAGCAACAAAACTTCTGCACTGGAATTAggaagggcagactttggcctattTAGGATGCTGATCTGGGGAGTACCAAATAAGGTCCTGATTTTTTAAGTGAAACAGCCCCTAAAAACAAAGGGATCCAGGAAGGATGGACACATTTCTAGAAAGTAATCTtaagcaggaaggagcagcctgtcccagtgtggcAAAAGATGAGCTGGTAAGGAAAATGACTGGCctggctgcccatggagctGTTGTGGGAACTCAGGGGCAAAAAGGACTGGCACGGCAGGAAGTTTTAAGGATGTTTTTAGGTTATCAGAAAGAACATTAGAGTGGTGAAAGCTCAATCAAAACTTAACCTGACTcatcctttaaagaaaaaaaaaaagtttgtataAAAATTTTTTAGCAAAAGGATGGCGAAGGAGAACCTCTACTCTTTATTGGATGCAGTGGAGAAGATAGTAAGTAAAGATAAAGAAATGGCTGAACTGCTTAACACCTTGTTTGTCTCAATTTTCAATATTAGGACAGGCTGTCCTCAGGACAAGTATTCTCCTGAGCTGgtagatgggcacagggagcagaacagcccccTCTGTAATCCAGGAGGAATCAGTTGGTGACCTGCTTAGCCACTCAGATGGTCACAGGTGTATGGGATtggatgggatccatcccagggggatgagggagctggtggatgagctccccatgctgctctccatcatttaccatcagtgccggctcagcagggagggcccagaggactggaggtgccagtgtgagcccatccccaagaagggctggaaggaggatgtggggaactccaggcctgtcagcctgacctgggtgcccAGCAAGGTTATGAAACAGATCACCTTGAGTGCcatcacagggcacccacaggatggccGAGGGGTCAGAGCCAGCCAGCGTGGATTTAGGGGtggcaggtcctgcctgaccaacctggtctccctttatgaccaggtgacccacctatggatgcaggaaaggctgtggatgttgtgtacctggacttcagcaaagcctttgactCTGTCTCTGACAGCATTGCCTGGAAAACCTGCAGCCCACGGCTTGGGCAGGTTCCCTCCTCGCTGGGAGATTTAAGAGCTGGCTGgaggctgggcccagagagtggtggggatggtgctgcacccagctggtgTCCAGGCACTGGTGGTGTCCCccagggatctgtgctgggcccagtcctgtttaatatcttcacTGATGATCTGGGTGAGGGGATCAAGTCCACCATTCACAAATTGCAGATGgcaccaagctgggtgtgagtgtggatctgctggagggcagggcaagacacagccttaagctgcaccaggggagggtTAGGCTGGACAAtaggaagaagttcttcacagaaaggatgagtgggcattggaatgggctggcCGGGGGGAGGTGGCAGAGTCACTGTCCCTCTCCAGTGTCACTTAGTGGCATGGTCTGTGTTACAAGGCAGAATTAGGGCATTGGTTGGACATGATGAtcccaaaggtcttttccagcctatttgattctgtcattctgtgatgattgggacactctggggccattgggacactgcagggcctcatggaactaagaggaccatggtgacaccgtGCAGGCCCACAGAACCAGGGGTCCACTGTGGTGCTCTGGGGCCAAATGGACCCAGGGAGTGCACCGTGACACTCTGGGTCCTTGTGGTCCCacagaggccattgtgacactgcagggccttgtgtAACCAAAGGGTTTCATCATTTTGACACTGCAAAATCAAAGAGACCATTGGGAGACTCCGGGGCCCAGTGGATCCAAGGGGCCGTTCTGACACTGcggggcctcatggaaccaaggggacatTGTGTAACCAAAGGACCACTGTGATGTTATGAGGCCTCAAGGGATCTGGAagaacattgtgacactgtggggccttgtgAAAACAAGGAGTCCATTGTGATACTGAGGGGACTTGTGGAACCACAGACACCATGGTGACAGTGTAGGACCTCATGTGACCATGGGGCCATTGTGACAGTCtggggccccatggaaccaagagGCCACTGTGAAAAAGCAGCACCAATGAGaacactgtgacactgtgaagccccatggaaccaaggagaccattgtcACATTTGTGGGCCCCATGGAACAAAGGAGACCAGTGTGACAGTGCAGGGCCTGGTGTaaccaagaggccattgtgacactgagggggTACATGGAACTAAGGACATCTtggcagatgacaccaagctgggtttgagtgtggatctgctggagggtaggggggccctgcacagggctctggacaggctggatccagggcccaaatccaacaaggtgaggtttaacAAATCCAAGTGCCGGGTCCAGCACTTTGGCCACAGcaacccctgcagcactacaggctggggacagagtggctggagagcagccaggcagaaagggacctgcagggactgatggacagcaggctggacatgagccagccgtgtgcccaggtgggaaagaaggccaatggctcctggcctggatcacgaatggtgtggccagcacGAGCAGAGTTGCTGTGCCACCACTGATctacccccagctctgcacacagacattgctgctgcagctgcagagaaggcaacaaaagggcatGCCTGCAGAAAATTCTGCTGGGAGATCCTTTAGTTCCTTTAAAGCTGCCAAATCCGCAGCCCTTTAAAGCCACCAAGTGCGCAGCCCCTCTTTGACACAGTCTGTGGCCACAGGGAAGcggagagaaacaaaatgagaaatggcacaaGAAATGACATTTCTTTGTGGACAATAtgaaaaaactaaaacaaaggaaaataatctcCAAAATGAAACCAACAAGAAGTATCAAAAACTAGTTTTATTACAAGTGTTTTGCAGAAATTGTGCATCAGTTTAATGTTCCTGAAAGCATCCAGTCATCAGtctcctcactgcagccttgagctcctggttcctcaggctgtagatgagggggttcagggctggagtaaccaccgagtacagaactgacattgccagatccagggatggggaggacatggaaggGGGCTTCAGGTTTGCAAACACTGCAGTGCTGATGAACAGGgagaccacagccaggtgagggaggcaggtggaaaaggctttgtgctgtccctgctcagaggggatcctcagcacaaccctgaagatctgcacataggagaaaacaatgaacacaaaacaaccaaacaccAAACAGACACTAACTGCAATGAGCCCAAGTTCCCTGAGGTAAGATaatgagcaggagagcttgaggatctgcgggatttcacagaagaactggtccagggcattgccatggcacaggggcagggaaaaggtACTGGCCGTGTGTAGCAGTGAatagagaaaggcactggcccaggcagctgctgccatgtgggcacaagctctgctacccaggagggtcccgtagtgcaggggtttgcagatggacacgtagcggtcgtagcacatgatggtcaggaggAAATACTCTGCtgagatgaagaaaacaaaaaaaaagagctgagaAGCACATCCAGTGTAGgagatgtccctggtgtcccagagggaattgtgcatggctttggggacagtggtgcagatggagcccaggtcgctgagggccaggttgagcaggaagaagaacatgggcgtgtgcagttggtggccgcaggctacggcgctgatgatgagaccgttgcccaggagggcagccagggaggtgcccagcaagaggcagaagtgcaggagctgcagctgccgcgtgtctgccaatgccagcaggaggaagtggctgatggagctgctgttggacatttgctggggCTGCACGTGGGAACCTGAtcatggagaaaaggaaagtgaAGTGTTAGAGGATATTTGTATCCAAAATCAAAGCCATTTCCCATATACCATTCTCTGTAACATACATGGACATGGTTTTGTGTTTAAGAGTTTTGAAGTTTTCTTTATAAGCTCCCCCCATGTCTCTCCTGGTATTCTTGGATATCTGAAACCGTCAGCATTATTTCTGCCCTCCAGTAGATGAGAGTGAGTTCCATAAGGCAAGATGATGAGTGGAGAGTTAGGGGAGATGGTCTGTCCCTTCATTCTGTTTGGAGTTTCTGTGAACTTTCCGTTTTCTCAAATGTAGGGTGTTCACACTCCCACATTTCTCTTAAAAACCCCCAGGtactgctgagagcagatgGATCgaccacagcccagctccacatTTGTAGCCAATAACTCACATTGCTCATTTCACCAACCCAATAGCAGCAttttcagtgtcacagcacCTCTGATTTCCCCATCAATTATACAACTCAGAGATGCTCTAGGACAGGTTTGCACCCTGGATTGGAGCTCCCAGCTTGGACTGAAATCTCAGGGAGACCACCAAGTGTCCTTATGATGGCATTGGACGAAGGgagatgcagctccttccctggctgcactgacagcattgcccagagccgggcactggggacagcatcactctgagccagctgtgccccctccagagcccccagggccaggcagctgctcccagctctgtgctctgcagggggaactgggcccggggctgcagagctgccccacggctctgctgcagctctgcctgcacaggaggggctgcacgCCTTGGAGCCCAGGCCCTGAGGGCAGAGGCTtggctggggcacaggagggagggggcttgttcagagggagggggCTGCACTGGAGGGGATCCTGTGAAGATCTCTaaactctccctgccacagcaattctgggttttgttttctctccttgcctgatcttctctctgcttcctgcagattTCTCTCCTGCAGGTGTTTCCCTGTGCCTGATC
It contains:
- the LOC132085149 gene encoding olfactory receptor 14J1-like, with the protein product MSNSSSISHFLLLALADTRQLQLLHFCLLLGTSLAALLGNGLIISAVACGHQLHTPMFFFLLNLALSDLGSICTTVPKAMHNSLWDTRDISYTGCASQLFFFVFFISAEYFLLTIMCYDRYVSICKPLHYGTLLGSRACAHMAAAAWASAFLYSLLHTASTFSLPLCHGNALDQFFCEIPQILKLSCSLSYLRELGLIAVSVCLVFGCFVFIVFSYVQIFRVVLRIPSEQGQHKAFSTCLPHLAVVSLFISTAVFANLKPPSMSSPSLDLAMSVLYSVVTPALNPLIYSLRNQELKAAVRRLMTGCFQEH